One genomic window of Diospyros lotus cultivar Yz01 chromosome 8, ASM1463336v1, whole genome shotgun sequence includes the following:
- the LOC127808101 gene encoding protein argonaute 2-like — translation MERGNYRRGRGRDGGGGRRGGRGRCGGGRNQQHQHRYYQQQSQYHQHNQGGGRGGRDQQQQHQFYQQQSWYHQHNQGGGGGRGGRDQQQHQHYQQQGQYNQYNQGEGGRGTGGRGGVGRGLSYAAAASAVQPPQPPAQQWGPPRPYGSAGESSARGAGGRGAWGPGPRAWRPATPSAPAQPDRAPEPPSTDFQSLKISEHPSASSLPRTPGNDLQPVKRPDGGGRHSIKSLKLLANHFRVNFNPNTIIMHYDVDVKQEVPPDGHSAKIQKSDLRMIKDKLFSDDPSRFPLSMTAYDGEKNIFSAVPLPEGKFKVDFPDAEDKKTKSYIVTIKAVKRLQFCKLRDYSSTDSHGQSVPRDILQGMDLVMKENPSRHRISVGRNFYPKAFNNEDDLGGGITASKGFQQGLKPTSQGLALCLDYSVLSFHKRLPVIDFLKEHIPGFKEANNVKRLRSHVSGSLEGLKVTVTHRKTNQKYTIKGLTEKDTRNISFGLEDRDQEGKVLVKDINLVTFFKEKYDKEIIHKDIPCLDLGTAGKINYVPMEFCVLVEGQRYAKENLSKEGRQYFKRMSLPLPKERMNTICEMVRADDGPCGGGIAQNFELRVIQSMTEVEGRVINPPRLKVGAHDGIVSVDREKCQWNLVEKSVVDGKPVERWALIDFSSRLNIDHFVKKLRSRCQKLGIRMEKPLVCPQTNMRPFSDIKMLYNTVVDVVRRSQGQLQIIVCVMAGQHPGYGFLKWLSETQIGVVTQCCLSKHASQACDRFLANLALKINAKLGGSNAELVDPLPRFEGEGQVMFAGADVNHPPAGNKTCPSMAAVVATVNWPAANRYAARICPQYHRKERILNFGSMCLELIQTYARINKVKPERIVIFRDGVSEGQFDMVLNEELRDLKKAIYAEDYHPTITVIVARKRHQTRLFPETPRDGGPTGNVPPGTVVDRTITHPFEFDFYLCSHYGSLGTSKPTHYYVLWDEHNFTSDQLQKLIFDMCFTFARCTKPVSLVPPVYYADLVAYRGRMYQEVVTRFNPGSAAASSSSSSAASSSGPSFDEGFYKLHPELENIMYFV, via the exons ATGGAGCGGGGCAATTACAGACGTGGAAGGGGCCGTGACGGCGGCGGAGGAAGGCGCGGAGGGAGAGGACGATGCGGCGGCGGCCGAAATCAACAGCACCAACACCGGTACTATCAGCAGCAGAGCCAGTACCATCAGCACAATCAAGGCGGCGGCCGCGGCGGCCGAGATCAACAGCAGCAGCACCAGTTCTATCAGCAGCAGAGCTGGTACCATCAGCACAATcaaggcggcggcggcggccgcGGAGGCCGAGATCAACAGCAGCACCAGCACTACCAACAGCAGGGACAGTACAATCAGTACAATCAAGGTGAAGGGGGCCGAGGAACTGGAGGCCGAGGAGGAGTGGGTAGAGGTCTCAGTTACGCTGCTGCTGCTTCGGCTGTGCAACCGCCTCAGCCGCCTGCTCAGCAGTGGGGCCCCCCTAGGCCCTACGGATCAGCCGGTGAGAGCTCAGCCCGAGGCGCTGGGGGACGAGGGGCTTGGGGGCCCGGTCCCAGGGCATGGCGTCCTGCTACTCCCTCTGCCCCGGCTCAGCCAGATAGAGCTCCCGAACCTCCTTCTACTG ATTTCCAGTCACTGAAGATATCAGAACATCCATCTGCATCATCCCTCCCTCGAACTCCTGGGAATGATCTGCAACCTGTGAAAAGACCTGATGGAGGCGGCAGGCATTCCATTAAGTCACTGAAGCTTCTTGCTAATCATTTCCGAGTGAATTTCAATCCAAATACTATCATTATGCATTATGATGTAGATGTTAAGCAGGAGGTTCCACCCGATGGTCATTCTGCAAAAATTCAGAAATCCGACCTAAGAATGATCAAGGACAAGCTGTTCTCTGATGATCCTTCTCGATTTCCTCTGTCGATGACTGCTTATGATGGTGAGAAGAACATATTTAGTGCAGTTCCACTTCCCGAAGGAAAGTTCAAGGTGGACTTCCCTGATGCAGAAGATAAGAAGACCAAGTCTTACATTGTTACTATAAAGGCTGTAAAACGTCTGCAGTTTTGCAAGCTTCGTGATTACTCGAGTACAGACAGCCATGGCCAGTCTGTTCCACGTGACATACTACAAGGAATGGATTTGGTAATGAAGGAAAACCCATCTAGGCATAGAATTTCAGTTGGTCGCAATTTTTACCCAAAAGCGTTCAATAACGAGGATGATCTTGGTGGTGGAATTACAGCATCTAAAGGCTTCCAACAAGGTCTGAAACCCACTTCCCAGGGTCTTGCGCTGTGTCTGGACTACTCAGTTTTATCTTTCCACAAGCGGTTGCCTGTCATTGATTTCCTTAAGGAGCATATTCCTGGATTTAAAGAGGCAAACAATGTGAAAAGATTGAGAAGTCATGTGAGTGGTTCATTGGAAGGATTGAAAGTTACTGTAACTCATCGCAAGACCAACCAAAAGTATACTATCAAAGGATTAACTGAAAAGGACACAAGGAATATTTCATTTGGTTTGGAGGATCGTGACCAAGAGGGCAAGGTTCTGGTGAAAGACATTAACCTTGTTACGTTTTTTAAGGAAAAGTATGACAAGGAAATCATACACAAGGATATACCCTGCTTAGATTTAGGGACAGCTGGTAAGATAAACTATGTACCAATGGAATTTTGTGTCTTGGTTGAGGGACAGAGGTATGCAAAGGAGAATTTGAGCAAAGAAGGAAGACAGTATTTCAAGCGCATGTCTCTGCCTCTACCGAAGGAAAGAATGAACACTATCTGTGAAATGGTGCGGGCTGACGATGGACCTTGTGG AGGTGGTAttgctcaaaattttgaacttcgGGTTATCCAGAGCATGACCGAAGTGGAAGGCCGCGTCATTAATCCACCTCGGTTGAAGGTTGGTGCTCACGACGGCATAGTGAGTGTTGACAGGGAGAAGTGTCAGTGGAACCTTGTGGAGAAATCGGTTGTGGATGGCAAACCAGTTGAACGCTGGGCATTGATAGATTTTAGCTCCAGATTAAATATTGATCATTTTGTTAAGAAGCTAAGGAGTCGGTGCCAAAAGCTTGGGATTCGGATGGAGAAACCACTGGTTTGTCCTCAAACTAATATGAGGCCATTCTCTGACATTAAAATGCTTTATAACACCGTTGTCGACGTTGTTAGGAGGAGCCAAGGTCAACTGCAAATCATTGTGTGTGTGATGGCTGGACAACATCCTGGCTACGGGTTTCTCAAATGGCTCTCTGAAACCCAGATTGGCGTAGTAACTCAATGTTGTTTGTCCAAACATGCTAGCCAAGCATGTGATCGGTTCCTTGCAAACCTTGCTCTCAAGATCAATGCCAAGCTTGGAGGCAGCAATGCAGAGCTCGTAGATCCGCTCCCCCGTTTCGAGGGTGAAGGCCAGGTCATGTTTGCGGGGGCTGATGTGAATCACCCTCCTGCAGGGAATAAAACATGTCCTTCCATGGCAGCAGTTGTTGCTACTGTTAATTGGCCTGCTGCAAATCGCTATGCTGCCAGAATTTGCCCTCAGTACCATCGGAAAGAACGTATTCTGAACTTTGGGAGCATGTGTCTTGAACTTATCCAGACTTAtgctaggattaacaaagtcaAGCCGGAGAGGATAGTGATATTCCGTGATGGGGTAAGTGAGGGGCAGTTTGATATGGTTCTCAACGAGGAGTTACGTGATCTAAAGAAGGCCATTTATGCGGAAGATTATCATCCAACAATAACTGTTATCGTAGCCCGGAAGAGACATCAGACTCGTTTATTTCCGGAGACTCCTAGGGATGGGGGACCCACCGGCAATGTGCCGCCTGGGACAGTTGTGGACAGAACAATCACTCATCCATTTGAGTTTGATTTCTACCTTTGCAGCCACTATGGGAGTCTGGGAACAAGCAAGCCTACCCACTACTATGTTCTCTGGGATGAGCACAACTTCACTTCTGACCAGTTGCAGAAGCTCATCTTCGACATGTGCTTCACCTTCGCTCGGTGCACAAAACCAGTTTCTCTTGTTCCTCCGGTGTACTATGCCGACCTTGTTGCATATAGAGGGCGGATGTACCAAGAGGTGGTGACGAGGTTTAATCCAGGCTCTGCAGcagcatcttcatcttcatcttctgcGGCATCCTCGTCTGGTCCATCATTTGATGAAGGGTTCTACAAGCTGCATCCCGAGCTTGAGAACATAATGTATTTTGTCTGA
- the LOC127808102 gene encoding E3 ubiquitin-protein ligase RSL1: MEIQAIFGPGSSSVNTAREVRAEEDEEEFRSCCEDEDELKEREESAKERLQNNLDDVSVNMFFKGVSMAGSGEFGAGLSGIGVVMERSDKVPPIQVQKKLDFYVDESVANYLALMDGLLEAAGNKIKRVFAFTDSEILYDQIVNGKKLENPLLQALGQRILEHAEDLEDFVLHLAPLIDLERPLRLAQVAIGVVSFLAEGDEPFENCSICCEEKPIQMMITMKCSHKFCSHCMKTYVDGKVLSAQVPIRCPQLGCKYYISTIECRSFLPVTSYEMLERALAEANVLNSDKIYCPFSSCSVLLDPHECLSARASSSSQSESNCVECPVCQRFICVECEVPWHSSMSCEEYQNLPLEEREAGDITLHRLAQNKRWRRCQQCRRMIELTHGCYHMTCWCGHEFCYSCGAGYREGQQTCQCAFWDEENSEEDLVAYPTQESEQWAWDSFDSIPTIMDAYTEQERSQLLLIQRFLAGGFSLSDQHPYQSPPRCTDSYVDAMKDLHQLPWLERFVSVISDNYYEDYIQ; this comes from the exons ATGGAAATTCAGGCAATTTTCGGTCCGGGTTCTTCTTCTGTAAATACAGCAAGGGAAGTGAGAgcggaagaagatgaagaggagTTCCGGAGCTGTTgcgaagatgaagatgaattaaAGGAGAGGGAAGAATCGGCAAAAGAACGGTTGCAGAACAATCTTGATGACGTTTCAGTCAATATGTTCTTCAAGGGTGTGTCAATGGCTGgttctggagaatttggtgcTGGGCTTTCCGGGATTGGAGTCGTCATGGAAAGATCGGATAAGGTTCCTCCTATCCAAGTGCAGAAAAAACTTGATTTCTATGTGGATGAATCTGTGGCCAACTATTTAGCTTTAATGGATGGTCTGTTGGAGGCTGCAGGAAATAAAATCAAGCGCGTATTTGCTTTTACTGACTCTGAGATTTTGTATGATCAG ATTGTTAATGGAAAGAAACTCGAGAATCCACTTCTGCAAGCATTAGGACAAAGGATCCTGGAGCATGCTGAAGATCTTGAAGACTTTGTCCTTCACTTGGCGCCCCTCATTGACCTAGAAAGGCCATTGCGTTTAGCACAAGTGGCAATAGGGGTGGTCTCTTTTCTTGCTGAAGGAGATGAACCATTTGAAAACTGTTCCATTTGTTGCGAGGAAAAGCCAATACAGATGATGATCACAATGAAATGTTCTCACAAGTTCTGTTCTCATTGTATGAAAACTTATGTTGATGGGAAAGTGCTATCTGCTCAAGTCCCCATTAGGTGTCCTCAGCTAGGATGCAAATACTATATTTCAACTATTGAATGCAGATCATTTCTTCCAGTTACCTCCTATGAAATGTTGGAGAGAGCCCTTGCTGAAGCAAATGTTCTCAACTCAGACAAAATTTATTGCCCCTTCTCAAGTTGCTCAGTTCTTCTTGATCCTCACGAATGCCTATCAGCAAGAGCAAGCTCGTCAAGTCAGTCAGAGAGCAATTGTGTGGAATGCCCAGTCTGTCAGAGATTTATCTGTGTTGAATGTGAGGTCCCTTGGCATTCTTCAATGAGCTGTGAAGAGTATCAAAACCTCCCTTTGGAGGAGCGGGAAGCTGGTGACATTACTCTTCATCGCTTGGCACAAAATAAAAGGTGGAGACGCTGCCAACAGTGCCGGCGGATGATTGAGCTAACACATGGATGTTACCACATGACATGCTG GTGCGGACATGAGTTCTGTTATTCATGTGGTGCTGGTTACAGGGAAGGGCAACAGACATGCCAATGTGCATTCTGGGATGAAGAGAATTCGGAGGAGGACTTGGTTGCTTATCCTACTCAAGAATCTGAACAATGGGCATGGGATTCCTTTGATTCAATCCCCACGATTATGGATGCGTACACAGAACAAGAGAGATCACAGCTGCTGCTGATCCAGAGGTTCCTTGCCGGGGGATTCAGTTTGAGCGACCAGCATCCGTATCAATCCCCGCCGCGTTGTACAGACTCTTATGTGGATGCAATGAAGGATCTCCACCAGCTTCCTTGGCTTGAAAGGTTCGTGTCTGTAATAAGCGATAACTACTATGAAGACTACATCCAGTGA
- the LOC127808317 gene encoding fe(2+) transport protein 1-like: protein MAGTSMAVKVLIFVLAVLLCSFTSPALGVVPEDCQAESGDCVDKSKALPLKIIAIVAILVTSMIGVGLPLVTRSVPALDPERGLFVVVKAFASGIILGTGFMHVLPDSFDMLSSSCLKEHPWHKFPFTGFVAMLSALVTLMVDALGTSVYIKRNSSDVIPEIERAGRELELGSGAGQFHGGHHHHHHHQGAAAAPKEGVDAKTLLRYRVVAMVLELGIVVHSVVIGLSLGASNNTCTIKPLVAALCFHQMFEGMGLGGCIQQAEYKSLKKAVMAFFFSVTTPFGVALGIGLANTYRENSPSSLIAVGLLNASSAGLLIYMALVDLLAADFMGPKLQRNIKLQIKSYVAVFLGAGGMSLMAKWA from the exons ATGGCCGGCACCTCAATGGCTGTGAAAGTACTGATCTTTGTACTGGCTGTCCTCCTCTGCAGCTTCACCTCCCCGGCGCTGGGAGTCGTTCCGGAGGATTGCCAGGCCGAATCCGGCGACTGCGTGGACAAGTCCAAGGCTTTGCCACTCAAGATCATCGCCATTGTCGCCATCCTCGTCACCAGCATGATCGGCGTCGGCTTGCCCCTCGTCACTCGCTCCGTCCCGGCCCTGGATCCCGAACGAGGCCTCTTCGTCGTCGTCAAGGCCTTCGCGTCCGGCATCATCCTGGGCACCGGCTTCATGCACGTCTTGCCGGACTCCTTCGATATGTTGTCGTCCAGCTGCCTCAAGGAGCATCCATGGCACAAGTTCCCTTTCACCGGTTTCGTCGCCATGTTGTCGGCCCTTGTTACTCTAATGGTGGATGCGCTGGGCACCAGCGTATATATCAAGAGAAACAGCAGCGACGTAATCCCGGAGATTGAGAGAGCCGGCCGAGAGCTGGAGTTGGGTAGCGGCGCAGGCCAGTTCCACGGCGGCCACCACCATCACCACCATCATCAAGGTGCTGCAGCAGCTCCCAAGGAAGGAGTCGATGCCAAAACTCTGCTTCGCTACAGAGTGGTAGCCATG GTACTGGAACTGGGAATCGTGGTTCATTCAGTGGTGATAGGGCTCTCCTTAGGAGCCTCCAACAACACTTGCACCATTAAACCGCTGGTAGCCGCCCTCTGTTTCCACCAAATGTTCGAAGGAATGGGCCTGGGTGGCTGCATCCAGCAG GCGGAATACAAGTCCCTGAAGAAGGCAGTCATGGCGTTCTTCTTCTCGGTGACGACTCCATTTGGCGTAGCGCTTGGGATAGGATTGGCAAACACGTACAGAGAGAACAGCCCCAGCTCACTGATCGCCGTCGGGCTACTTAATGCGTCGTCGGCGGGGCTTCTGATCTACATGGCCTTGGTGGATCTCCTGGCCGCCGACTTCATGGGTCCCAAGTTGCAGCGCAACATCAAGCTCCAGATCAAATCCTACGTCGCCGTATTCTTGGGCGCCGGCGGCATGTCTCTGATGGCCAAATGggcttga